In Candidatus Limnocylindrales bacterium, the DNA window ATCGACCATACAACAAGAAACGGGCCAGGGTTGGTGAAATCTTTCTAATGAACGACAATAAAAAGAACGGAAAGTGAGGCTCTTTGATGAAATGAATTATTTTATTCCAGATCCTACCCATTTTTAAATCTCCTCATTAAGTGATTTTATCTATCCTGTCCTGGGATTATCCAGCCAAACGCTGAACTGTGATTTTCTCAAGGCTTTCATTTTCATAGGTGAACGTAAATTTTAGTCATTTTTCTCTCCCCATTGATCAATCCTTTTAATATCTCTTCCAAATGATTCATGCTTTGAGTCCAATCATATTGGGCTTCAATAGTCTCCCTTGCCCGAAGGGATATCTTTTCCCGTAAAAGAGGATCTTTTATGAGTCGGATAACCTTACTGGCAAATTCTTGAGGGTCATCTTCCACAAAAAGGGCCTCACCCGGAATCGCCTTTATCCCATCGAAGGCCACCGAGGTGGCCACCACGGGAATACCCATAGCCATGGCTTCCAGAACCTTATTTTGAATACCTCTGGCGATTCGTAGGGGAGCTACAAACACCGTTGCTTTGGAAAGATATTGTCGTGTATCCTTCACAAATCCCGTCACCACGATGTTTTGATCTTCTTTTTCGAGTCTCCGTATTTTTCGAACGGGATTCATGCCCACGATATAAAATCGGACTTCGGGAATTTCCTTTTTTATCCTGGGCAAGATTTCGTTCCGAAAATAAAGGACTCCATCGACATTAGCCAGGTAATCCATAGCTCCCGTAAACACCAGGGAAGCTGCTTCACGATGTTCCGGCATGGGTTTGAAATAATGATAATCTAAGCCATTGGAAATAGCAGAGATGGCCGGGATAGAATCCGATGAGGTAGAGGTGGCTCCTACCGGGCCGAAAAAGCTCCTGAACAAATTGGCCTCACTTTCCGATACGAAAATACTCTGCTGGAATTGTTGGGCAATGAACTTTTCATAATCTCGCAAGCGTTTTCCCTCAAGTTTATAAATGGCCGAGAAGGGAAAGGGGGTATACCGGGCATATTGTAGCCATTTTTCAGAATCTACATCGACAAAGTCCATTATTTTCGGGATATGGCAGACAGGCAGGACATATTGCGCCATGGCAGAAGAAAACACAAAGATCAGATCGTAGGAGTTATCCCTCAGTTCTCGGTCAATCTTCTGTTGCAATGTTTTAGAGAAGAAATACGGTAAAGATAACGGTTTTCCCAAAGGCAAGGAAATCAGACTTTTAAGCCTGGCATAACGCTTATTCAAAAACACAACCTCTACGTTTTCACAATATTTTTTTAGCTCATCCTTATAGGTAAGATCGCTGGCTTCATCTGCCAGACACATCAAGGAGATGGAATGCCTTTCGGATAAATACTTGATTTCGTTGAAGGATCGGATCTTGTCCCCTTTATTAGGGGGATAAGGTATCCGATGGGCAATAAACAAAATCTTCATGGATTCTTTACCTTTTATTATTTATAAAGGCTATTCGACGGTTAGGGGATATATTTCACAATCAACGGACCCAGGGCTTTGGTTACAGATAAAGGAAGTTTTTTCCAAAGGTCGATTTTCCTTTGATATTTAGGATTCAAGGGATTAATATCGGGAATCTGCTGAGAGCGATTCAGGTAATACTGATAATGAAGCGGTTGGGGGACCATTCCCCAGTGTTTTTTAAAGTCAAAAGACCCAGACCCTTTCTTACTCCGCCCAAAATCAAAGATCTTATAGCCGTGCTCACTTCCATATTTCATGAGCTCCCAATACATAAAATTGTTGACTTTAAGGTCATAGGCTTCCTTGAGAGCCCCGCCGTAATAGGGAAGGACCTGGTTCTTAAAAAGGAAGGTCATCACCCCGGAGAGGATTTTACCCTCATGTTTAACTACCAGAATCTTGCAGGTCTCGGGAAATTCTTCCAGGAGAATTTTAAACAGGCGGAGGGGATAAACCGGCGACCCCAGGTTATGATAGCTGGAGGCAAAAATATGATAAAACTCTTCCAGATGGTCTCTTCCAATTTCCGATTGCAGATTATTTTTAATACCCTGACGAATCATCGTTCGGGTTTTTCTGTAGATACTTTCCATGTTTTTCTCAGGATCTGGGTACAACTCCTGTTGAAAAGTGACATAGAGATCTTTAGTTGGAAGATCGGCGTGTTTCAGTTCTATATTCCTTAACTCCAGGTAATCGACTCCTTCCCGTTGGGTCAATTTTTTGGCTTCTTCCAGAAGTAGATTTTCTGTATCCTTATCATCGGCACAAATGCCTCCATAAGCGGCATGGGGAAGGGATATAAGGGCCTTATGAAAGGAAAGGTTCCTGGTTAAGAACAAAGGCAGAATTCCCTTTATTTGACCGTTAACCTCTGCCAGGAGATAAAAAGACCGGTAACCAAAAGTCCTCTCCATAGCCCGTTTCCATCCTGTCAGGTGAAAAAAAGTGGCCTTATCTGATCTTTGGACATACTCGTCCCATAGGACTTTTTTGGATTCTGTATAGAATTCTATCTTCATATAGCTTTTTGAACAAGCTGGATGACCTTTTTTGCATTCTCTTTCCAGAGATATTTTCTCTCGAAGATTTGCTCCCGAGCCCTGCTGCCGATTCGTCTTCGGAAGGAGGCATCCTGTACACATTTCAGGATAGCTTCTTCCAGAGCTTTTTTATTAGAAGGTTCAAAGAGTATTCCGCTTTCATTGTGAATCAGAATTTCTTCGATATTTTCTTGCTTAGGGGCCACAATAGCTTTTCCCATGCCCATATATTCAAATAATTTCATAGGAGAGGCATAAGGGGTGGCACTGGGTTGTAGCGCAACATCCATAGCAGCCATATAGGCAGCAACCTGTTGATGAGGAATCGGTCCTGTGAAGGTAACCCGATCGGACAGAGCATGCACCTTCACATATTTTTGAAGAGAGTCGTAGGCCGGACCCTCCCCGATGAGAAGAAGATGAACAGGGGTTTGTTTAAAAGAATCTTCGGCCATGACTTCCAGTAACATTTCAAGCCCATGCCATTTTCTAAACCAGCCTATAAAGCCAAGGACTACTTTACCTGCCAGATGATATTTTTTACGTACCCCTTCACCCGAAATACCAGGATGAATCTGCTCCGGGTCTATTCCATTGGGAATCACCTCTAGATGAGAGGCTGGAACCCCTAAACCAGTTAAATGCTTCTTGAGGGGGGTTGAAACCACCACAGTTTTTGTCGTATGGGAAGTGATCCAGCGCTCCAGGGACTCTGCAAGCTTAGGGAAAATCAACTTTCCATATACCTTTTGCTCATAGGCCAGGGGAGCATTCACTTCTAAGATGATAGGAATCCCATATCGTTTAGCGGCCAGAACTCCGGCAAAGGTATAGAGGGCATATCTTTCGTAAATGAAATCGGGTTGGAACTTCTGGATCGCCTGGGAGAGTTTTTGATAGCCGATCAGATTGTAAGCGATCTCCATGGCTTCATACAGGGCCTTGGGAGAAAACCGGGTTAAAAAACTCCAAAAATCACTTCTTCTTGACATGGGCAATTTAAGATTGGGAGCCTGAACCTCCTTACTTTTTATTTTGACGAGCGAAACCTCTTCGACTTCATGGCCCAGATTTCGAAAGGCTTTTATAATCTCCGCAATATGGATACCTTGGGCATCCTCTGCCTGGGTACGATGGTGATATAAAATTTTCATCGGTCCGATCTGGATTTCTAGATTTGCTTTTGGGCTTTCAAGACCTTGTTCAGTCCATACAGGACTCCTAAGATAAAGAGGGCTTCAATCAAGTAAGCAGAAATCGGATCTTTAAAAAGTTCCATTACTACTTCTTGAAATCGCTTAAAAGCTTCTGTTAGAGAGTTTTGTTCGGCGAAGAATTCCTGAAGTGCGCTCCATGTAATACTCCCTCTCCTCCGCTCTACTTCGTAAAAGATATAAAACGCAGGGATCAAAGCCAACCGTAGGAGGATCTCAAAGAACTTGACGACCTTCTGGCCCTCTTTTCCGACCTGGATACGCAGGGCCTGTAAGAAGCCATTAATCACAGAATATATCCAGAATATTAAAGACTCGGCCCGTTGGATAAACGAAAGCCCCTGGAGAATAATCCCAACCCCCGAGTAAATAAACGGCGAAATAAAGTTGCCCAGGAATTTGTGTAGGGGACGATCCGAAGAACCTAAAAACCAGGCTTGTGCAAGGGTTCCAATCCACATAACCAGGTTAGCCCTATTTTTTAAATACTCCGGGAATCCATATACATTGGTTTTCAACAAGAGAGCAAACAGAGGGAAGTGGGCACTGTTGGTTATAAGCTCTTGCGCAATTCTGGGCATCCGGTCCGTCATTGAAATGTCTTCCCGGACAGGGGTTTTTTCCCTGGCTTCAAGATCTATTAACTCATCTTCTCCTAAATCGTCTTTCCAGGTCCATGGGGTTTTCGACAGATTTCTTTGTTCTTGAAGGGATTCTGTTTCCGGGGCCGGTTCTAAACGATGCGTTTGTTCTATTTTTTCAACCGCTCTCTGAACCGATTCCAGTTTACTCCCCAATTCTTCCAGTTTTTTCTCAAGTAAAGATGTTACCGGCAAAGCTTCCAGGCCGGTTTTAACGGATTCTCCTGAAGGTTCCGGAGAGTATTTCGGGGTATTGGAAGTGGAGAGTTCTCGGGTCTCCTTAAGGGGACTTTGAACGGCCTTTAACTCTTCGATGACTTCCAGGACAATGGCTTCGTCGATCTGCCTTTTTTCGCTGACAAAGCCGGTAAGCAGAGCGGCGTCACAGATATTGTTAATCATTCGGGGAATTCCTCTAGAAAATTCGGCAATATGATCGATCGCTTCCGATGTGAAGAGATTTTTATTTTGGCAGCCGGCTACCTGTAAGCGGTAGTGAATATAGCCTTCGGTTTCTTTTCGATCTAAACCGGTCATATGGAAAGTGACGGTAATCCGCTGAGCCAACTGTCTCAATTCGGGTTGCCTCAATTTATGGGCTAACTCGGGTTGTCCGGACAAAATGATTTGTAACAACTTCTCCTTGCTGGTTTCTAAGTTAGAGAGGAGTCGAATTTCTTCCAGCAGAGCTGTTGTGAAATTTTGAGCTTCATCGACGATCAGTAGCGCATAATTCCCCAAGGCATGTTGTTCCAGCAAGAACCGATTCAAACTTTCTAGCAATTCTGTTTTTGAGCCCCCTTTGATAGTCAAACCGAAATCCCGAACGATCATCTCCAAAAGCTGAAGGGAGGTTAGATCATTGGTATTATTAATCTTAGCGACTTTAGTGGTATCCTTTAAGCTATTTAAAAGAACCTGAATAACCGTTGTCTTTCCAGAGCCCACCTCTCCGGTCAAAGCAATAAACCCTTGTTTATCTTCCAGCCCGTAAGTCAGATAAGCCAGAGCCTGTCTATGAACGGAGCTATGGTAAAAAAAATCTGGATCTGGGGTTAATTTAAAAGGTTTTTCTTTAAAGCCATAAAATTGATTATACATAGGGGGTATCCATTCTTTAAGTTTTTGATAAAAAAGTTAATAGTAATAGTAATAATAATTGGGAGAAATGACGTCCAGGCTGTTCAGCACAACTCCCAGAACGTTAATGCCTTCCAGGAGTTTTAAAGCGGAAACTACATCCGCTCGGGGTGTTCGACCGGCCTGGGCAACCAGGATGACCCCATCCACCTGCCTGGCCAGGATACTGGGGTCTGTGGTCGGTAACAGGGGTGCCGAATCGAAAATGATATAGCGATCCTGGTATCTGTTTTTGATCTCTTTAACCAGATTTTTCATTTTCTCTGAGGCCAGCAACTCAGAAGGATTAGGGGGCATTTGACCCGCTGGAAGAATGGTTAGCTTGTTAATTTCCGTTTTCACCAGGAGTTTAGCCAGATCAATATTCTTGGTTAAGTAATCCGACAAACCATACCTGGATTCAATATCCAGGAGTTTATGGATACAAGGCCTGCGAAAATCACAATCTACCAGGAGAACGGTCTCGTGAACCCCTTGAGCAATGGTAATGGCCAGATTAAAGGCGGTAAGGGTCTTTCCTTCACCGGCGATGGCACTGGTAACCATAAGGGTATTTTGAAAATTAGATTTTGTACGCTGAAGGATTTGAGTACGCAGCTTTTTATATTGCTCGGCCTCGATGGATTGGGGAGCCGTCAGGGTCACCAGTCGATTACGTAAAAGGAGAGATTTCTCCAGGGGTTTTTTAGAAGGCGGCATTACCTGTATAGATTCCGGATCGGTTAAGGTAGAATCAATTCTTTGGAGTTGTCTGGCTTGGGCTGCTTTTTTTAAGGCCTCTTCGATTTTGCTCATAATTCAAGCTCCTTATTTAGAAGAAATTTTTCTAAGCGGTTCCAACGCATCCTGAATAAATCCAGGTAAATTCTGATAGTTTTTCTGAATAGCTTCCCGATAGGAAGAATTCTTGTAAAAAGTCTGCCAGGCGATAGCCGTTCCCGTTAATAAAATATAAAGACTGCATAACATAGCCATGATCCGATAGGATCTCTTTTTCCATCGAATATCCTCATCGGTAAGGATCCGGGGAATGGTAGCCAGAACCGGAACTCCTAAATAACTTTCTGCTTCCTTTTGATCGTTGAAAGGACGGTAAGTCACCTCTGTTAGAACAATGGCTCCCAAACCGGTTCCTAACCCCCCTATAAGCCCCATCAGGATAACCAGTAACTGACTCGGACTACTGGGTTTTAGAGGAACAACGGCGGGTTCAATGATCTTAAAGGTAGTCCCTTTTTCCTTAACTTCCAGTTCCTTGGAGATACGAGCCTCCTCCAAACGCCGCAGAAGCATCTGGTAGATATCCTCATTTACCTTATAATCTCTGGTTAATCTTATATATTCCTGTTCTATGGTAGGAATGGTTTTGACCTTCACATTATACTCTTCGATTTTCTTCTGAAGATCATCCCGACGTCTTTCGAGGGTATTGATCTCCAGTTCCGTCTTGCTTATCTCTTGAGAGAGATTCTGATAAACGGGGTTGAATTGAGCCGTACTCCAATTTATGGTAGGGCTTTTATCAGGCCTTGTATTCCGCACCTGTTTTTTAACTTCCTCAATCTCACTCCTTACCCGGATAACATCGGGATGTTGATCTTTGTACTTGGTTAGCAGGGTAGCCAATTCATTTTCCAATTCCTTCAATCGGATCTGAGCAGGATCTGATATAGCTGGAGACGCCGAGGTAGATGGGGTAATAATGACAGGGTCTTCCATTGCAAGCTGTTTTTTCAACGTCTCCAGCTTTGTGTAAAGAGGCTTAAGGGACATTTCCACTTCATTTAAGCTGTTTTGATATTGCTCTAACTTAGCCAGATTAGCGTTTTGGGCTCCCCCACCCAGTAACCCTCCAACTACAGGACCACTGTTGACCTGTACTTCTTTGGATCCCCCTTCGGACTGGGTCACCGAAGTTACCGAAGTTCTATACTGCAAATCTTTAAGGTTTGCTTCTTTAAATTCCCGAAGGGTTTTTTCGGATTCTTCCAGCTTTTTCTTATATATTTGCAATTGCTCATTGATAAAATCAAAGGCCTGATAAGTATCCGATCGCTTTGCACTGATATTTTCCTCAATATACAGGGTCGTTAAGGTATCGATTAACTGTTTCACCATAACCGGATCGCTTCCCGTATAACTGACGGTAAACAAATCACTCCCCCGAATGTTAATATCTAAATGCTTTTGTATCTTTTTGATTAAAGCATCCAGCTCTTCAGGCGTGTGAACTT includes these proteins:
- a CDS encoding TIGR03087 family PEP-CTERM/XrtA system glycosyltransferase; translation: MKILFIAHRIPYPPNKGDKIRSFNEIKYLSERHSISLMCLADEASDLTYKDELKKYCENVEVVFLNKRYARLKSLISLPLGKPLSLPYFFSKTLQQKIDRELRDNSYDLIFVFSSAMAQYVLPVCHIPKIMDFVDVDSEKWLQYARYTPFPFSAIYKLEGKRLRDYEKFIAQQFQQSIFVSESEANLFRSFFGPVGATSTSSDSIPAISAISNGLDYHYFKPMPEHREAASLVFTGAMDYLANVDGVLYFRNEILPRIKKEIPEVRFYIVGMNPVRKIRRLEKEDQNIVVTGFVKDTRQYLSKATVFVAPLRIARGIQNKVLEAMAMGIPVVATSVAFDGIKAIPGEALFVEDDPQEFASKVIRLIKDPLLREKISLRARETIEAQYDWTQSMNHLEEILKGLINGERKMTKIYVHL
- a CDS encoding FemAB family XrtA/PEP-CTERM system-associated protein → MKIEFYTESKKVLWDEYVQRSDKATFFHLTGWKRAMERTFGYRSFYLLAEVNGQIKGILPLFLTRNLSFHKALISLPHAAYGGICADDKDTENLLLEEAKKLTQREGVDYLELRNIELKHADLPTKDLYVTFQQELYPDPEKNMESIYRKTRTMIRQGIKNNLQSEIGRDHLEEFYHIFASSYHNLGSPVYPLRLFKILLEEFPETCKILVVKHEGKILSGVMTFLFKNQVLPYYGGALKEAYDLKVNNFMYWELMKYGSEHGYKIFDFGRSKKGSGSFDFKKHWGMVPQPLHYQYYLNRSQQIPDINPLNPKYQRKIDLWKKLPLSVTKALGPLIVKYIP
- a CDS encoding glycosyltransferase family 4 protein, with the protein product MKILYHHRTQAEDAQGIHIAEIIKAFRNLGHEVEEVSLVKIKSKEVQAPNLKLPMSRRSDFWSFLTRFSPKALYEAMEIAYNLIGYQKLSQAIQKFQPDFIYERYALYTFAGVLAAKRYGIPIILEVNAPLAYEQKVYGKLIFPKLAESLERWITSHTTKTVVVSTPLKKHLTGLGVPASHLEVIPNGIDPEQIHPGISGEGVRKKYHLAGKVVLGFIGWFRKWHGLEMLLEVMAEDSFKQTPVHLLLIGEGPAYDSLQKYVKVHALSDRVTFTGPIPHQQVAAYMAAMDVALQPSATPYASPMKLFEYMGMGKAIVAPKQENIEEILIHNESGILFEPSNKKALEEAILKCVQDASFRRRIGSRAREQIFERKYLWKENAKKVIQLVQKAI
- a CDS encoding XrtA/PEP-CTERM system-associated ATPase, which produces MYNQFYGFKEKPFKLTPDPDFFYHSSVHRQALAYLTYGLEDKQGFIALTGEVGSGKTTVIQVLLNSLKDTTKVAKINNTNDLTSLQLLEMIVRDFGLTIKGGSKTELLESLNRFLLEQHALGNYALLIVDEAQNFTTALLEEIRLLSNLETSKEKLLQIILSGQPELAHKLRQPELRQLAQRITVTFHMTGLDRKETEGYIHYRLQVAGCQNKNLFTSEAIDHIAEFSRGIPRMINNICDAALLTGFVSEKRQIDEAIVLEVIEELKAVQSPLKETRELSTSNTPKYSPEPSGESVKTGLEALPVTSLLEKKLEELGSKLESVQRAVEKIEQTHRLEPAPETESLQEQRNLSKTPWTWKDDLGEDELIDLEAREKTPVREDISMTDRMPRIAQELITNSAHFPLFALLLKTNVYGFPEYLKNRANLVMWIGTLAQAWFLGSSDRPLHKFLGNFISPFIYSGVGIILQGLSFIQRAESLIFWIYSVINGFLQALRIQVGKEGQKVVKFFEILLRLALIPAFYIFYEVERRRGSITWSALQEFFAEQNSLTEAFKRFQEVVMELFKDPISAYLIEALFILGVLYGLNKVLKAQKQI
- a CDS encoding XrtA-associated tyrosine autokinase, producing the protein MSKIEEALKKAAQARQLQRIDSTLTDPESIQVMPPSKKPLEKSLLLRNRLVTLTAPQSIEAEQYKKLRTQILQRTKSNFQNTLMVTSAIAGEGKTLTAFNLAITIAQGVHETVLLVDCDFRRPCIHKLLDIESRYGLSDYLTKNIDLAKLLVKTEINKLTILPAGQMPPNPSELLASEKMKNLVKEIKNRYQDRYIIFDSAPLLPTTDPSILARQVDGVILVAQAGRTPRADVVSALKLLEGINVLGVVLNSLDVISPNYYYYYY
- a CDS encoding GNVR domain-containing protein, which gives rise to MDKLEQFNLQYYLQYGLSILSRRRWLFFWSFLSVLCLATGVSFFIPEAYQTSMTILIERDSIINPLTRGLATTSEMQERLRTIRQGILSRPIIEKVIKKLDLDKEVHTPEELDALIKKIQKHLDINIRGSDLFTVSYTGSDPVMVKQLIDTLTTLYIEENISAKRSDTYQAFDFINEQLQIYKKKLEESEKTLREFKEANLKDLQYRTSVTSVTQSEGGSKEVQVNSGPVVGGLLGGGAQNANLAKLEQYQNSLNEVEMSLKPLYTKLETLKKQLAMEDPVIITPSTSASPAISDPAQIRLKELENELATLLTKYKDQHPDVIRVRSEIEEVKKQVRNTRPDKSPTINWSTAQFNPVYQNLSQEISKTELEINTLERRRDDLQKKIEEYNVKVKTIPTIEQEYIRLTRDYKVNEDIYQMLLRRLEEARISKELEVKEKGTTFKIIEPAVVPLKPSSPSQLLVILMGLIGGLGTGLGAIVLTEVTYRPFNDQKEAESYLGVPVLATIPRILTDEDIRWKKRSYRIMAMLCSLYILLTGTAIAWQTFYKNSSYREAIQKNYQNLPGFIQDALEPLRKISSK